Proteins from one Juglans microcarpa x Juglans regia isolate MS1-56 chromosome 1S, Jm3101_v1.0, whole genome shotgun sequence genomic window:
- the LOC121247671 gene encoding cyclin-dependent kinase inhibitor 7-like, translating into MRKCRPGIADIAVMVVAQVGVRARARAAPAMVAAAGSTTTTKRRKLDAQELKFSQSSSSSFVQLRNRRSLVISPESTEEGRCSSPSSDHHVATSCCSSNGSSSLLPEEERIEFVDLQDGSSEVETSTYNFCRERRETTPSSKPRAESANLESTVRPTEANSRPRSTVEKRKMPTESEIEEFFADAEKDLQKRFVEKYNYDVFNDVPLEGRYEWVRLKP; encoded by the exons ATGAGGAAGTGTAGGCCTGGAATAGCAGATATTGCGGTCATGGTGGTCGCTCAGGTGGGCGTGAGGGCCAGAGCTCGAGCAGCTCCCGCCATGGTGGCTGCCGCCGGCTCAACCACCACCACGAAGAGGAGGAAGCTGGACGCCCAGGAATTGAAGTTTTCCCAGTCGTCATCTTCGTCATTTGTGCAGCTAAGGAACAGGAGAAGCCTCGTAATCTCGCCGGAGTCGACGGAGGAAGGCCGGTGCTCCAGCCCTAGCTCGGATCATCACGTCGCGACATCATGTTGCTCCAGTAACGGTTCGAGTTCGCTGCTACCGGAGGAAGAGAGAATCGAATTCGTAGATCTGCAG GATGGGAGTTCTGAAGTTGAAACATCCACGTATAATTTCTGCCGAGAAAG GAGAGAGACGACGCCATCGAGCAAGCCTCGAGCAGAGTCGGCCAACCTGGAATCAACGGTGAGGCCAACCGAGGCGAACTCTCGCCCCAGATCAACGgtggagaagaggaagatgccAACGGAGTCCGAGATCGAAGAATTCTTTGCGGACGCCGAGAAAGACCTGCAAAAACGTTTCGTGGAAAA GTACAATTACGACGTCTTCAATGATGTGCCCTTGGAAGGACGTTACGAGTGGGTTCGATTAAAGCCGTGA